The Neoasaia chiangmaiensis sequence TCTGCGTCTTGATCGGCGGACGCAGATGCTGAACGATCGCCGATCCGAGCCCGTTGAGCAGGGCGTAGATCAAGGCAATGTGGAAGATCACCGCAATGGCGATGCCGACGATGTACTTCGTCGGGCTCCGCTGTTGCTCGGCGTAGTTCATCGAATGAGACCCTCCAAACCTTCGTTCCTCGTTGTCTGACCCTGCTTCGGGACAAGCGGGCGCCACCAGTATCGGCGCATAACCAAATCGTTTCACTTGGCGTTCGCTACGTCCCCGGCTCTTTCCGAGGCCGTCCCGAATACCGTTGCCATTCCCGTAAGGCATGGCACCTGTGCAATTTGGGCAAAACTATGATGCCGGTGTCAAGACGCTTTTATGTTGTAACAAAAAGCAACGCCGTAGAGCGGATCACGCGGATAGCCATATGCGCTGCGAGTTCCATCAGAAACGTTCAAATCATTGTCTGCAAGCGGAATATTAATGAAACGTCGATTTTAGGTCATAAAAAAAGCCCGGCACGCGGCCGGGCTCGACGTCTGTTGTTATTTTATTGCGCGGACGCACTGGCATCGGACCGTGTCGCACCCACGCGCTGTGCCAACGATGCCGACATGAAATCATCCAGCGAGCCATCGAGCACCGCGTCCGGGTTACCCTTTTCAACGCCGGTGCGCAGATCCTTCACCAGCTGATAGGGCGCCAGCACGTAGGAACGGATCTGATGACCCCAGCCGATGTCGGTCTTGGCGGCCTCCGTCGCGGCGGCAGCGGCTTCACGCTTCTGCAACTCCGCTTCGTAGAGACGCGCCTTGAGCATCTGCATGGCCGTGGCCCGGTTGCGGTGCTGGGACCGATCCGTCTGGCAGGCCACGATAATGCCGGTCGGCATATGCGTGATGCGAATCGCCGAATCGGTCTTGTTGACGTGCTGACCGCCCGCGCCGGATGCCCGGAACGTATCGACCTTCAGGTCCCCGTCGTTGATCTCGATCTCGATCGTGTCGTCCACCACCGGATAGACCCATACGGACGCAAAGGACGTCTGCCGACGCGCCGCGGCATCGAACGGCGAGATGCGCACCAGTCGATGCACCCCGGCTTCCGTCTTCAGCCAGCCATAGGCATTGGGCCCCGAGACGAGCAGCGTCGCGGATTTGATGCCCGCCTGCTCGCCTTCGCTGCTTTCCATCATCGTGACCTTGTAGCCGCGACGCTCCGACCAGCGGGTGTACATCCGCAGCAGCATTTCCGCCCAGTCCTGGGCTTCCGTGCCGCCCGCGCCAGAATTGACTTCCAGATAGCAGTCGTTGCTGTCCGCCTCGCCCGACAGCAGGCTCTCGATCTGGCGCGCATGCGCCTGTTCGGCGAGCTTGCGCAGGGTCGACACGGCCTCGTTGACCGTGTCCTGGTCGTCTTCCGCTTCCGCCAGTTCGGCGAGTTCGAGCATATCACGCGCATCGCGCTCGATCTGCTCGACGCCTTCCACCTGATTGGCCAGCATCGTGCGCTCACGCATCAGCTTCTGCGCGGCGTCGGCATCGTTCCAAAGCTCGGGGTCTTCGGCGCGGTGGTTCAGTTCCGCAAGACGGGTCTGTGCGACATCCCAGTCAAAGATGCCTCCTCAGCAGCGCGACGGACTGCTTGATCTGCTCGGATAGGGCCTCGGTTTCGGCCGACATGAAGAACTCTCCTCGAATAAGGGCTGCGGCTTAGTACAGGCCGCCCACGCCGATGTCACCCGTCTGCGCCGGTTGTTGCGCAGGCTGACCACTCTGGGCCACCGGGCCGCCATTCCCGGCGGCATTGCCTGTCGCCGCTCCATTTGGGGCCTGGCCCGGGCTGGGCAAGCCCTGCGCGGGCGCATCGGCCATATCCGTCTCCGAATCGGACACGTTCTCGGCACCGGTATCGGCGGCGGTGAGCGCCTCCGTGCCGGCGCCGAAGCCATGCAGCGCCACGCTCATGCCGGGCACCTGCCCGTTTTTGAACGCGTCCACGGCCATCAGGCGGCCGGTGTCGTAGCGCGCCAGAACGATGTCATCCGGCGCACGGAACGACAGGCGGGGACGCGATGCGAGCGCGACCTTCATCATCCTGTTCCAGATCGGACCGGCGATGCGACCGCCGTCCTCGTTCTTTCCCAGCGATTGCGGCGAATCGAACCCAACCCAGACCACGGTTACGATATCGGGCGAGAAGCCGGCGAACCACGCGTCATGGAAGTCCTGACTGGTGCCGGTCTTGCCCGCGATGTCCCGGTCGATCCCCACGCCAGCCAATGTGCCGGTGCCGCGCTTGATGACATCCTGCATCATCGTGACGATCTGGAACGCACTGTCCTCGCTGGCGATTCGCGGCCGCTGGTCGTCCACGACCGGCACTTCCAGGCTGCCGGGCGGTGGCGTGGCCGGCGCGGAGACGCCAACCGTCGGATTCGCAGGTGGGGTCGCCGACGGGTCGGCAGGCGGCGCATTGGGGTCGGCGGGCGTCGCATCGGGTGGTGGCGGGGGCGCCTGCATCATCGTGCCCAGCTTGAGGCCCGGCGGCTTCCAGATCACGTTGCCGTCACGATCCTGCACCGTATCGATCAGGGACGGCGGCACGATATGCCCGCCGGACGCAATGGAGGCATAGGCGGCGGTTTCCCGCAGGACCGTCGTTTCCACGGCACCCAGCGCGGCGGGCAGCACGTGGGGCATCTCCGCCACCAGCCCGGCCTTGATCGCCATGTCGGCGACCGATTTCATCCCCAGATGCGCGGCAAGGCGGATGGTGACGAGGTTGCGGCTCTCGCGCAGCGCGTCATGCAGCGTCGTCGGGCCCCAGTTGTCTTTCTCGTAGTTCTGCGGATGCCAGTCGCCATAAGACACCGGCGCATCCTCGAATTTCTCCGACGGCGGGACGCCCTGCTCCATCGCGTCCAGATAGACGAACGGCTTGAAGGAAGAGCCGGGCTGGCGAAGCGCCTGCGTCGCACGGTTGAACTGCGATTCGCGAAACGACCACCCGCCGACCATGGCAAGCACCCGGCCGGTCCGCACGTCCATCGTCACCAGCGCGCCTTCGACCTTCGGCACCTGACGCAATGCCACCCCGCCTTCCGCCTGCGGCTCGATCATCACCACGTCGCCGACATGGGACGAACGATAGACGTGCATCCACGCCTGATCCTTGCCCGCCAGGGTCGCGGTATGCGGCGCACCATCCTCGATCCAGCCGACACGGCCGGTCGCGGAGGACAGCGTGACCGCCAGCCGCCAGCGGTCCAGCATGCCCGGCGGCGGTTTCACGGCTTTCAGCGCCGCGACCCATTCGTCCTCGCTCGCCTTGCTGGAGAGCGTGATGCGCGTGACGGCGCCGCGCCAGCCGCCATGGCTGTGATCGTACGTCATCAACCCGTCGCGCAGGATCTGCGTGGCGTTGTTCTGCAGATCGGGATCGAGACTCGTATGCACGTCCAGACCGCCCTGCATGGCGCGGTCCTCACCGTATTGCGCGACGAGCTGTCGCCGAACCTCCGAGCCGAACCATTCGGAATTCGGCAGCGGCCCGAAACGTGGCGCGCCATGCGGGATCAGCGGTTCCTGCTGCCCGGCATCCGCATCCGCGCGGCTGATCGCGCCGATCTCCGCCATGCGCCCCAGAACCCAGTTGCGATGGCGCGTTGCGGCATCCGGGTGGCGATAGGGATTGTAGTTACTGGGCGATTTGGGCAGCGCGCCCAGGAAGGCGGCCTCAGCGTTGGTCAGCTGGTCGAGATGCTTGTTGAAGTAGGTCTGCGCCGCCGCGGCGACGCCATAGGCGCCTTCGCCCAGATAGATGCCGTTCAGATAGATTTCGAGGATCTTGTCCTTCGGCAGCGTCTGCTCGATCCGCACCGCCAGCAGCGCTTCCTGTATCTTGCGCTGCATGGTCAGCGAGTTGTTGTCGAGCACCATGTTGCGCGCGACCTGCTGGGTGATCGTCGATGCGCCGATCGGCCGACGCCCTTCCGGACGGTTGAGGTTGGTGATCTCCGCGCGCACGATGGCCAGCGGATCGACGCCGCCATGCGTGTAGAAATGCTGATCCTCCGCCGCGATGAAAGCGTTCTTCACCCGATTGGGGATGGCCGTGATCGGCACGTAGATGCGCCGCTCCGCCGCCAGTTCGGCCATCAGCCTGTCATCGCCGGTATAGATGCGGCTGACGGTCGGCGGCTGGTAATGGCGCAGGCTGTCCACGCTCGGCAGGGAGGCCGCCATCTCCTCGTATTGATGCCAGACGAACAGCCCGGCGCCGGTAACGCCCAGAATACCGATGGCCGCGACGATCGCGAGCGCCTGACGCACGCGCCGGAACCTCGGTCCCCGTGGCGGGTCGCCGTTGGGCGGGGCCGCCCGGCGACCGCCCGGCCGCGGCGGGTTGCCGCGCCCACCGCGACCGGCACCGAAAATTTCCCGCCGCCACATGGCAGGGCCGACACCGACGGAGACGAGCGCCGAGGAAGCAAGAGACGAAGAGCGGATCATGCCTCGACCTCTAGCATCGCGCGGGCCGTTCGTCGCCTCCTCCTTTTATGTCAATATCCGGGCATGACGCGCTGGTTCGCGCGTCATGGACATTGCGGACGACTACTGGCTTTTCTTCCAGGCGTCGCGGCCCTGCGTGTCGAGCGTTTTCATCTCGTCGTCCGAAAGCTCGATATCGACGGCGCGAACATTCTCCTCCAGATGATCGGCACTGCCCGTGCCGGGGATCGGCAGGATGACGGGCGAGCGCTTCAGCAGCCATGCGAGTGCGATCTGTCCCGGATCGGCGTTGCGGTCCCTGGCGATCTTGTCCAGATCGGTGCCCGGTCTGGCAAGGTCGCCCGCCGCCAGCGGCGCCCAGGGGATGAAGCCGATGCCGTTTTTGGTGCAATAGTCCAGCACGTCCTCGGATTTGCGATCGACCAGATTGAAGCGGTTCTGCGTCGTCGTCACCTTGAAGAACTGACTGGCCTTCTCGATCGTCGGGATATCGACTTCGGAGAGACCGACATGGCGGATCAGCCCTTCCTGCTGCATCCTGGCGATCGCCTCGAACTGCTTTTCCGCCGGACAATCGGGGCCGACGCGATGAAGCTGCCACAGATCGATCCGCTTGATGCCAAGGCGGCGCAGGGACATCAGCACGCATTGCCGCAGATAATCCGGATTGCCGACCGGCCGCCAGATATCGGGGCCATGGCGGGTCAGACCGCCCTTCGTGGCAATGACGAGGTTATCGTAGGGGGACAATGCCTCGCGGATCAGATCCTCGGACACGAACGGACCGTAAGAATCCGCCGTGTCGATCAGGTCGATGCCCAGCTCCCGCGTGCGTTTGAGCGTGGCGATGGCTTTCGCGCGGTCGGGCGGCTCGCCCCATACTCCCTTGCCGGTGATGCGCATCGCGCCGAAACCCAGCCGCACGACCTCGAGATCGCCGCCGATTTTGAACGTGCCTGATTTTCTGGCGTCAGGTGTGGACATGTTGCCGTCTCCTGGATGGTTTCGACGGCCTTAACGCGATGGCGGCGCATGTCGTTCGACTGGATTCGAAGTCATCCATGGCCGCCCCTGCACTGGACGTCACGGCGAAGACGATGTTCTGTTGATCTCATGACGCGATGCCGCGTTGCAGTTCGACACTCTCGTTGAGACTACCAAGGAACCCCGAACCCATGGCCCATGTCAGCCCTCATGCCGGCAAAACGCTCGATCGGTCGCAACTGGCGGACATCCCGGCGCTGATCGCCGCGTATTACGACCGCAAGCCGGACGCATCCGTCGCAGGACAGCGCGTATCCTTCGGCACGTCCGGCCATCGCGGTTCGTCGCTGCATACCAGCTTCAACGAGGACCATATCCTTGCCATCTGCGAGGCCATCGCGCGGCACCGCAAGGCGGAAGGCATCGACGGCCCGTTGTTCATCGGTATCGATTCGCATGCCCTGTCCGAACCGGCGCAGAAATCCGCCATCGAGGTCTTCGCGGCGCATGGGATCGAGGTCCGCATCGACGACAAGGGCGGCTACACCCCCACCCCGGTCATCTCCCATGCGATCCTGACCTATAACAAGGGGCGCACCGCCGGCCTGGCCGATGGCGTGGTGGTAACGCCGTCCCACAATCCGCCGACCGATGGCGGCTTCAAGTACAATCCGCCGAACGGCGGCCCGGCCGATACCGCCATCACCAAGGCGGTGCAGGACATGGCCAACGACTTCCTCGCCAATGGCCTGAAGGACGTCCGGCGCCTGCCCTATGAGGAAGCGAAGCAGGTATCGAGCATTCAGGGCTACGACTTCGTCACCCCCTATGTGGACGATCTCGAATCGGTCATCGACATGGCGGCCATCCGCGATGCGAAGGTGAAGATCGGCATCGATCCGCTGGGCGGCGCGGCGGTGGGTTACTGGCCGGCCATCATCGAACGCTACGGCCTGAACGCCACGGTGGTGAGCGACGAGGTCGACCCGACGTTCAGCTTTATGACGGCGGACTGGGACGGCCAGATCCGCATGGACTGCTCCTCCCCCTACGCGATGGCGCGGCTCATCAGGATGGGCGAGCAGTTCGACGTCGCCTTCGCCAACGATACGGATGCCGATCGCCATGGCATCGTGGCGCAGCCGGATGGCCTGTTGAACCCCAATCATTATCTGGCCGTCGCCGTCTCCTACCTCTTCCGCAACCGCCCGGAATGGAAAGCCGATCTGGGCGTGGGCAAGACTCTGGTGAGTTCGGGACTGATCGACCGCGTGACGGCCGATATGGGCCGGAAACTGGTGGAAGTGCCGGTCGGGCTGAAATGGTTCGTGCCGGGACTGATCGACGGCTCCCTCGGCTTCGGTGGCGAGGAAAGCGCGGGCGCGACGTTCCTGCGACGCGACGGCACCGTCTGGACGACGGACAAGGACGGCCTGATCCTCGGCCTGCTGGCCGCCGAGATCACCGCCAGGACCGGCAAGAACCCGAGCGCGCATTATCACGACATCATCGCCAGACTTGGCACGCCCTATTACGAGCGAATCGATGCGCCCGCCAACGCGGAGCAGAAAGCCAAACTCGGCAAGCTCGCGCCGGAACAGTTCCCGCTGGAGGAGCTGGCGGGCGAGAAGATCACCGCCAAGCTGACGAAGGCGCCGGGCAACGGCGCGGCAATCGGCGGATTGAAGGTGACGACCGAGAATGGCTGGTTCGCCGCGCGTCCGTCCGGGACGGAGGATGTCTACAAGATCTACGCCGAAAGCTTCAAAAGCCCCGAGCATCTGAAAGCCATTCAGGAGGAGGCGCAGGCCGCGATCTCGAAGGTCTTCGCCAGCTAGTCCCGCATGGGCTGCGGCGGCGCCATCCGCTGCCGTAGCCTCGGCGTCGCGAAATCGAGAAAACAACGCATTTTCAGCGGCATCTGCCCGCGTGGCACATGCAGCAGGCTGATCGGCACGGGCAATCGTTCGAAGGCTTCCAGAACGATGCGCAGGGCACCGTCGCGGACGGCCTGCGACACCTGATAATGCAGCAATTGCGCAAACCCGATGCCCCTGATGGCGGCGGACACGACGGCGTCCGTCGTCGTCACGGACAGTCGGGGCGTCACGCGCACGTCCGTTACACGCATCCGGCCCTTGCCGCGGAAACGCCAGATCGATGAGGACAGCGGCGTGTCCAGCCCGATGCACGGGAGTCCGGCCAGATCGTCCGGGGTCGCGGGCATGCCGCCATCGGCCAGCAGCGCGGGACTGGCGCACACCACCGCGCGCATCAGGCCGATGCGTGTCGCCACCATGGAACTGTCAGGCAGCGCGCCGATCCGCACCGCCATGTCCACATGCGCATCAACCAGATCCAGCGTGTGATCGACCAGGATCAGCCGAACGCGGATATCAGGGAACGCCGCCAGAAAATCCGCGACGACCGGCAGCACATGCAAACTCCCGAACATGACCGGCGCGGTGAGCACCAGCTCCCCTCTTGGCAGGGTGAACTCACCGGCCGCGGCCCGTTCGGCTTCCTCGACCTCATCCAGAATACGCCGTGCCGCCGCGACGTAGGCGATCCCGGCATCCGTCAGGGCGAGCCTGCGGGTGCTGCGCAGCAACAGATGCGTGCCAAGGCGCGCCTCCAGCGCCGAGATCTTCCGGCTCAACGTCGTCAACGGCACGTTGAGCCCGCGCCCGGCGGCGGAGAGACTGCCGGCATCCACGACTGTCACCAGCATCTTCATGGCATCGAGACGATCCATTCACTCTTCCATATTATGGTGGAATGCTTTCCGGAAATACCGGATTATGCCTGAACGCGACATGACGCAGGCTGCGTTTCCATACCGATGGAGACGACATCATGGCGCATCAGACCTTTCGAACCGTCGACGTGGACGGGCTGGACATCTTCTATCGCGAAGCGGGTAACGCCGCGAGACCGACGCTCCTGCTCCTGCATGGCTTCCCGACCGGCAGCTACATGTTCCGCGACCTGATCCCGCTGCTGGCGGACCGCTTCCACCTTGTGGCGCCCGACCTGCCGGGATTCGGCCTGTCGGCCATGCCGCCGCGCGCGCAGTTCAGCTACACGTTCGACAATCTGGCACGCGTCGTCTCACGCTTCACGGAGATCATCGGCCTCCAGCGTTTCGGGCTCTATATCTTCGATTACGGTGCGCCGACCGGCCTGCGCATGGCGTTGCGTCATCCCGAGCGGATCACCGGCATCGTCTCGCAGAATGGCAACGCCTATGAGGAAGGCCTGAGCGATGGCTGGGATCCCATTGCACGCTACTGGCGCGATCCGAACGACGCCAACCGCCAGGCGCTACGCACGTTCCTGACGCCGGATGCCATTCGCTGGCAATATGAACATGGCGTCCACGATATCGCGACCGTCTCGCCGGACGGATACACGCTCGATGCCGCCTTCATGGCGCGTCCGGGCGCGGATGAGATCCAGCTCGACCTCATGCTCGATTACGCCAGCAACGTGGCACTCTACCCCGATTTCCAGAACTATTTCCGGGTGCACCGCCCGCCGTTTCTGGCGATCTGGGGACGGAACGATCCGTTCTTCCTGCCCCCCGGTGCGGAAGCCTACCGTCGCGACCTGCCGGATGCCACCGTCCGGCTGCTCGACACCGGGCATTTCGCGCTGGAGACGCACGCGGAGACCATCGCCCGGGCGATCGGCGACAAATTCACATGACAGGGCCAGTCGGCACTCAGCCCAGCAGGCGACCGATCACCTGCGCCGTATAATCCACGACCGGCACGATGCGCCCATAATTCAGGCGCGTCGGGCCGATCACCCCGATCGCACCGACGATGCGCTGCGCCTCGTTACGCGCGGGCGCGACCACCATGGAGACGCCGGACATGCCGAACAGGCCGCTCTCCGCACCGATATAGATCCGCACGCCTTCCGAATCCTGCGCCAGTTGCAACAGGCGGAGCATCGTCTCCTGTGTTTCCAGCCGCTCGAACAGCATCTGGATCGTGGTCAGCCGTTCGATCTCCGTGATGTCGGTCAGCAGGTTCCCCTGACCGCGC is a genomic window containing:
- the prfB gene encoding peptide chain release factor 2 (programmed frameshift) codes for the protein MSAETEALSEQIKQSVALLRRHLDWDVAQTRLAELNHRAEDPELWNDADAAQKLMRERTMLANQVEGVEQIERDARDMLELAELAEAEDDQDTVNEAVSTLRKLAEQAHARQIESLLSGEADSNDCYLEVNSGAGGTEAQDWAEMLLRMYTRWSERRGYKVTMMESSEGEQAGIKSATLLVSGPNAYGWLKTEAGVHRLVRISPFDAAARRQTSFASVWVYPVVDDTIEIEINDGDLKVDTFRASGAGGQHVNKTDSAIRITHMPTGIIVACQTDRSQHRNRATAMQMLKARLYEAELQKREAAAAATEAAKTDIGWGHQIRSYVLAPYQLVKDLRTGVEKGNPDAVLDGSLDDFMSASLAQRVGATRSDASASAQ
- a CDS encoding penicillin-binding protein 1A, translating into MWRREIFGAGRGGRGNPPRPGGRRAAPPNGDPPRGPRFRRVRQALAIVAAIGILGVTGAGLFVWHQYEEMAASLPSVDSLRHYQPPTVSRIYTGDDRLMAELAAERRIYVPITAIPNRVKNAFIAAEDQHFYTHGGVDPLAIVRAEITNLNRPEGRRPIGASTITQQVARNMVLDNNSLTMQRKIQEALLAVRIEQTLPKDKILEIYLNGIYLGEGAYGVAAAAQTYFNKHLDQLTNAEAAFLGALPKSPSNYNPYRHPDAATRHRNWVLGRMAEIGAISRADADAGQQEPLIPHGAPRFGPLPNSEWFGSEVRRQLVAQYGEDRAMQGGLDVHTSLDPDLQNNATQILRDGLMTYDHSHGGWRGAVTRITLSSKASEDEWVAALKAVKPPPGMLDRWRLAVTLSSATGRVGWIEDGAPHTATLAGKDQAWMHVYRSSHVGDVVMIEPQAEGGVALRQVPKVEGALVTMDVRTGRVLAMVGGWSFRESQFNRATQALRQPGSSFKPFVYLDAMEQGVPPSEKFEDAPVSYGDWHPQNYEKDNWGPTTLHDALRESRNLVTIRLAAHLGMKSVADMAIKAGLVAEMPHVLPAALGAVETTVLRETAAYASIASGGHIVPPSLIDTVQDRDGNVIWKPPGLKLGTMMQAPPPPPDATPADPNAPPADPSATPPANPTVGVSAPATPPPGSLEVPVVDDQRPRIASEDSAFQIVTMMQDVIKRGTGTLAGVGIDRDIAGKTGTSQDFHDAWFAGFSPDIVTVVWVGFDSPQSLGKNEDGGRIAGPIWNRMMKVALASRPRLSFRAPDDIVLARYDTGRLMAVDAFKNGQVPGMSVALHGFGAGTEALTAADTGAENVSDSETDMADAPAQGLPSPGQAPNGAATGNAAGNGGPVAQSGQPAQQPAQTGDIGVGGLY
- a CDS encoding aldo/keto reductase is translated as MSTPDARKSGTFKIGGDLEVVRLGFGAMRITGKGVWGEPPDRAKAIATLKRTRELGIDLIDTADSYGPFVSEDLIREALSPYDNLVIATKGGLTRHGPDIWRPVGNPDYLRQCVLMSLRRLGIKRIDLWQLHRVGPDCPAEKQFEAIARMQQEGLIRHVGLSEVDIPTIEKASQFFKVTTTQNRFNLVDRKSEDVLDYCTKNGIGFIPWAPLAAGDLARPGTDLDKIARDRNADPGQIALAWLLKRSPVILPIPGTGSADHLEENVRAVDIELSDDEMKTLDTQGRDAWKKSQ
- the pgm gene encoding phosphoglucomutase (alpha-D-glucose-1,6-bisphosphate-dependent); this encodes MAHVSPHAGKTLDRSQLADIPALIAAYYDRKPDASVAGQRVSFGTSGHRGSSLHTSFNEDHILAICEAIARHRKAEGIDGPLFIGIDSHALSEPAQKSAIEVFAAHGIEVRIDDKGGYTPTPVISHAILTYNKGRTAGLADGVVVTPSHNPPTDGGFKYNPPNGGPADTAITKAVQDMANDFLANGLKDVRRLPYEEAKQVSSIQGYDFVTPYVDDLESVIDMAAIRDAKVKIGIDPLGGAAVGYWPAIIERYGLNATVVSDEVDPTFSFMTADWDGQIRMDCSSPYAMARLIRMGEQFDVAFANDTDADRHGIVAQPDGLLNPNHYLAVAVSYLFRNRPEWKADLGVGKTLVSSGLIDRVTADMGRKLVEVPVGLKWFVPGLIDGSLGFGGEESAGATFLRRDGTVWTTDKDGLILGLLAAEITARTGKNPSAHYHDIIARLGTPYYERIDAPANAEQKAKLGKLAPEQFPLEELAGEKITAKLTKAPGNGAAIGGLKVTTENGWFAARPSGTEDVYKIYAESFKSPEHLKAIQEEAQAAISKVFAS
- a CDS encoding LysR family transcriptional regulator, yielding MDRLDAMKMLVTVVDAGSLSAAGRGLNVPLTTLSRKISALEARLGTHLLLRSTRRLALTDAGIAYVAAARRILDEVEEAERAAAGEFTLPRGELVLTAPVMFGSLHVLPVVADFLAAFPDIRVRLILVDHTLDLVDAHVDMAVRIGALPDSSMVATRIGLMRAVVCASPALLADGGMPATPDDLAGLPCIGLDTPLSSSIWRFRGKGRMRVTDVRVTPRLSVTTTDAVVSAAIRGIGFAQLLHYQVSQAVRDGALRIVLEAFERLPVPISLLHVPRGQMPLKMRCFLDFATPRLRQRMAPPQPMRD
- a CDS encoding alpha/beta fold hydrolase, with amino-acid sequence MAHQTFRTVDVDGLDIFYREAGNAARPTLLLLHGFPTGSYMFRDLIPLLADRFHLVAPDLPGFGLSAMPPRAQFSYTFDNLARVVSRFTEIIGLQRFGLYIFDYGAPTGLRMALRHPERITGIVSQNGNAYEEGLSDGWDPIARYWRDPNDANRQALRTFLTPDAIRWQYEHGVHDIATVSPDGYTLDAAFMARPGADEIQLDLMLDYASNVALYPDFQNYFRVHRPPFLAIWGRNDPFFLPPGAEAYRRDLPDATVRLLDTGHFALETHAETIARAIGDKFT